In Schlegelella aquatica, one DNA window encodes the following:
- the hutH gene encoding histidine ammonia-lyase, with amino-acid sequence MMPASTLTLHPGRLELPTLREVAQGFIPIELDLECRAAVAASAEVVRRIAEGDAPAYGINTGFGKLAKVRIARDQLAQLQTNLVRSHAVGVGPLLDDDTVRVILLLKIASLARGYSGVRPEVLDALVALYNAQVWPCIPSQGSVGASGDLAPLAHLTLPLLGEGQVRMDGRIVPATEGLRRAQLAPLALEAKEGLALLNGTQVSTGIALMGLLRAEQVFAAAVVAGAMSVDAAKGSDDPFDDRIHRVRGHRGQIDVAALYRALLAGSQIRASHRVGDDRVQDPYSLRCQPQVMGACLDVIRQAAASLVTEANAVSDNPLVFADTGEVLSGGNFHAEPVAFAADTLALAIAEVGALSERRIALLIDASLSGLPPFLVQEPGVNSGFMIAHVTAAALASENKTLAHPASVDSLPTSANQEDHVSMATFAARKLADMATNVRHIIAIELLAAAQGIDFHRPLRSSSTLEEAHALIRSKVPRYDQDRVFAPDIAAVEQLIDAGGFTRYAGRVLPSWSEP; translated from the coding sequence ATGATGCCCGCCTCCACGCTCACGCTGCACCCCGGCCGGCTGGAACTGCCCACACTGCGCGAGGTGGCGCAGGGCTTCATCCCGATCGAGCTGGATCTCGAATGCCGGGCTGCGGTGGCGGCCAGCGCCGAGGTCGTGCGGCGCATCGCCGAGGGTGACGCACCGGCCTACGGCATCAACACCGGCTTCGGCAAGCTTGCCAAGGTGCGCATCGCGCGCGACCAGCTCGCGCAGCTGCAAACCAACCTCGTGCGTTCGCACGCGGTGGGCGTGGGGCCGCTGCTGGACGACGACACGGTGCGCGTCATCCTGCTGCTCAAGATCGCATCGCTGGCCCGGGGCTACTCGGGCGTGCGCCCCGAGGTGCTCGACGCCTTGGTGGCGCTCTACAACGCGCAGGTGTGGCCCTGCATCCCGTCGCAGGGGTCGGTCGGCGCCTCGGGGGACCTGGCGCCGCTCGCGCACCTGACCTTGCCGCTGCTCGGCGAAGGGCAGGTGCGCATGGACGGGCGCATCGTGCCGGCCACCGAGGGGCTGCGGCGGGCGCAACTCGCCCCCCTCGCGCTCGAAGCCAAGGAAGGCCTCGCACTCCTGAACGGCACGCAGGTCTCCACCGGCATCGCACTGATGGGACTGCTGCGCGCCGAGCAGGTGTTCGCCGCCGCCGTCGTCGCCGGGGCGATGAGCGTGGACGCGGCCAAGGGCTCGGACGACCCCTTCGACGATCGCATCCACCGCGTGCGCGGCCACCGGGGCCAGATCGACGTTGCCGCGCTCTACCGCGCGTTGCTCGCGGGCAGCCAGATCCGCGCCTCGCACCGTGTGGGCGACGACCGCGTGCAGGACCCGTATTCCCTGCGCTGCCAGCCTCAGGTGATGGGCGCCTGCCTGGACGTCATCCGCCAAGCGGCAGCCAGCCTCGTCACCGAGGCCAACGCGGTGTCGGACAACCCGCTCGTGTTCGCGGACACCGGCGAGGTGCTTTCCGGCGGCAACTTCCACGCCGAGCCGGTCGCCTTCGCGGCCGACACGCTTGCGCTGGCCATCGCCGAGGTGGGCGCGCTCTCGGAGCGGCGCATCGCGCTGCTCATCGATGCCAGCCTCTCAGGGCTGCCGCCCTTCCTGGTGCAGGAGCCGGGCGTCAACTCGGGCTTCATGATCGCGCACGTCACCGCGGCCGCGCTGGCCAGCGAGAACAAGACGCTCGCGCACCCGGCGAGCGTCGATTCGCTGCCGACCTCGGCCAACCAGGAGGACCATGTCAGCATGGCCACCTTCGCCGCGCGCAAGCTGGCCGACATGGCGACCAACGTGCGCCACATCATCGCGATCGAGCTGCTGGCGGCGGCGCAGGGCATCGACTTCCATCGCCCGCTGCGCAGTTCCAGCACGCTGGAGGAGGCGCACGCGCTGATCCGCAGCAAGGTGCCGCGTTACGACCAGGACCGCGTCTTCGCCCCCGACATCGCCGCGGTGGAGCAACTCATCGACGCAGGCGGCTTCACCCGCTACGCGGGCCGGGTGCTGCCCTCCTGGAGCGAGCCGTGA
- the hutG gene encoding formimidoylglutamase: MPGPTPPPGEDWRTPWKGRVDAADGEAGWRWHQVVQPWSDAPGGSAAAGVALLGLASDEGVRRNQGRAGAAEGPLALRRALASLPAASAQPLIDAGTVPCLDGDLEAAQSRYAERAARLLDQGHLVIGLGGGHEIAWASYQGLASLLQSGRARRLAIVNFDAHFDLRRDVQATSGTPFLQALEHARAHGWDAHYRVLGVSRAANTRALFDTARSLGVQWTLDEQMTLLHLEALRAELAQWLEGFDAVYLTVCLDVLPAATAPGVSAPAARGVAIEVIEPLVQTVAGCGRLRLADVAELNPRLDIDQRTARTAARLVWQVAQAHCGARSP, encoded by the coding sequence ATGCCCGGCCCCACCCCGCCCCCCGGCGAAGACTGGCGGACCCCCTGGAAAGGCCGTGTGGATGCCGCCGACGGCGAAGCCGGCTGGCGCTGGCACCAAGTGGTGCAGCCCTGGAGCGATGCACCTGGAGGCTCAGCCGCGGCGGGCGTGGCCCTGCTCGGCCTCGCCTCGGACGAAGGCGTGCGCCGCAACCAGGGCCGCGCCGGGGCGGCCGAGGGGCCGCTCGCGCTGCGCCGCGCCCTGGCGTCGCTGCCGGCCGCATCGGCGCAGCCCCTCATCGACGCGGGCACCGTGCCGTGCCTCGACGGCGACCTCGAAGCCGCGCAGAGCCGCTATGCCGAGCGGGCCGCGCGCCTGCTCGACCAAGGCCACCTCGTGATCGGTCTGGGAGGCGGTCATGAGATCGCGTGGGCCAGCTACCAGGGCCTCGCATCGCTGCTCCAGTCGGGTCGCGCCCGGCGGCTGGCGATCGTGAACTTCGACGCCCACTTCGACCTGCGCCGCGACGTGCAGGCCACCTCCGGGACACCCTTCCTGCAGGCCCTGGAGCATGCTCGCGCGCACGGCTGGGACGCGCACTACCGCGTGCTGGGAGTCTCGCGCGCGGCCAACACCCGAGCGCTGTTCGACACCGCGCGCTCGCTCGGCGTGCAGTGGACGCTGGACGAGCAGATGACCCTGCTCCATCTGGAGGCCCTGCGCGCGGAGTTGGCCCAGTGGCTCGAAGGCTTCGACGCCGTGTACCTCACCGTCTGTCTGGACGTGCTGCCCGCCGCCACGGCGCCGGGCGTCAGCGCACCGGCCGCGCGCGGCGTCGCGATCGAAGTGATCGAGCCGCTGGTGCAGACGGTCGCAGGCTGCGGCCGGCTGCGGCTGGCCGACGTGGCCGAGCTCAACCCCCGGCTGGACATCGACCAGCGCACGGCCCGCACCGCCGCCCGCCTCGTGTGGCAGGTGGCGCAAGCTCACTGCGGAGCACGCAGCCCTTGA
- the hutU gene encoding urocanate hydratase, with product MTSGPRVVRAPRGSQLHCLNWQIEAAYRMIQNNLDPDVAERPQDLVVYGGIGKAARNWESFDAIMRTLERLKADETLLVQSGKPVAVLRTHTDAPRVLLANSNLVPKWATWEHFHELDRKGLMMYGQMTAGSWIYIGSQGIVQGTYETFVELGRQHYGGDWSGKWILTAGLGGMGGAQPLAAVLAGAHCIVVECQESRIDFRLRTRYVDHKAHSIDEALGILERATQPTSVALLGNAAELLPQFVERARAGGPRPHAVTDQTSAHDLFNGYLPRGWTVEQWEAARHGGTAERERLARAAAASCAEHVRAMLAFHEMGVPTIDYGNNIRQVAFDEGVKNAFDFPGFVPACIRPLFCEGKGPFRWVALSGDPEDIYKTDAKVKELFPQDAHLRRWLDQARERIAFQGLPARICWLGLGQRHLAGLAFNEMVRRGELKGPIVIGRDHLDCGSVASPNRETEAMRDGSDAVSDWPLLNALTATAGGATWVSLHHGGGVGMGYSQHAGVVIVCDGTPEADRRLERVLWNDPALGVVRHADAGYELAQECARRHGLHLPMLFQDDRA from the coding sequence ATGACATCCGGCCCCCGCGTCGTGCGCGCCCCCCGCGGTTCCCAACTGCACTGCCTCAACTGGCAGATCGAAGCGGCCTACCGCATGATCCAGAACAACCTCGACCCCGACGTCGCCGAGCGCCCGCAGGACCTCGTCGTGTACGGCGGCATCGGCAAGGCCGCCCGCAACTGGGAGTCGTTCGACGCCATCATGCGCACGCTCGAGCGCCTGAAGGCCGACGAGACGCTGCTGGTGCAGTCCGGCAAGCCGGTGGCGGTGCTGCGCACCCACACCGATGCGCCGCGCGTGCTGCTCGCCAACTCCAACCTCGTGCCCAAGTGGGCCACCTGGGAGCACTTCCACGAACTCGACCGCAAGGGGCTGATGATGTACGGCCAGATGACGGCCGGCTCCTGGATCTACATCGGCTCGCAGGGCATCGTGCAAGGCACCTACGAAACCTTCGTCGAGCTGGGCCGCCAGCACTACGGCGGCGACTGGTCCGGCAAGTGGATCCTGACTGCCGGCCTGGGCGGCATGGGCGGCGCCCAACCCCTGGCCGCCGTGCTCGCGGGGGCCCACTGCATCGTCGTCGAATGCCAGGAGTCGCGCATCGACTTCCGCCTGCGCACGCGCTATGTAGACCACAAGGCCCACAGCATCGACGAAGCGCTGGGCATCCTCGAACGTGCGACCCAGCCCACCTCCGTCGCGCTGCTGGGCAACGCCGCCGAGTTGCTGCCTCAGTTCGTCGAGCGGGCCCGGGCGGGCGGGCCGCGCCCCCATGCGGTGACCGACCAGACCTCGGCCCACGACCTCTTCAACGGCTACCTGCCGCGCGGGTGGACGGTCGAGCAGTGGGAAGCGGCCCGCCACGGCGGCACGGCCGAGCGCGAGCGGCTCGCCCGGGCGGCGGCGGCCTCGTGCGCCGAGCACGTGCGCGCGATGCTCGCCTTCCACGAGATGGGCGTGCCCACCATCGACTACGGCAACAACATCCGCCAGGTCGCCTTCGACGAAGGCGTGAAGAACGCGTTCGACTTCCCCGGTTTCGTCCCCGCCTGCATCCGCCCCCTCTTCTGCGAGGGCAAAGGACCCTTCCGCTGGGTGGCCCTCTCCGGCGACCCGGAGGACATCTACAAGACCGACGCCAAGGTCAAGGAGCTCTTCCCGCAAGACGCTCACCTGCGTCGTTGGCTCGACCAGGCCCGCGAGCGTATCGCGTTCCAGGGGCTGCCCGCGCGGATCTGCTGGCTGGGCCTGGGGCAGCGGCATCTGGCCGGCCTCGCGTTCAACGAGATGGTGCGTCGCGGCGAGCTCAAGGGCCCCATCGTGATCGGCCGCGACCACCTGGATTGCGGCTCGGTGGCGAGCCCCAACCGCGAAACCGAGGCGATGCGTGACGGCTCCGACGCCGTGTCGGACTGGCCGCTGCTCAACGCCCTCACGGCCACCGCCGGCGGCGCCACGTGGGTGAGCCTGCACCACGGCGGCGGCGTCGGCATGGGGTACTCTCAGCATGCGGGCGTCGTCATCGTGTGCGACGGCACGCCCGAGGCCGACCGACGGCTCGAGCGCGTGCTGTGGAACGACCCGGCCCTGGGCGTGGTACGCCACGCCGATGCCGGCTATGAGCTCGCCCAGGAGTGCGCGCGACGCCACGGCCTGCACCTGCCCATGCTCTTCCAGGACGACCGCGCATGA
- a CDS encoding late competence development ComFB family protein, whose product MSSPDFASVHNYYERPVMQAVAELAPRYPALEPELLADVVCVALNRLPPRYIRHDVDLAFYLTEKERADNERAIDEAVHHAFEFVQARRAMRAR is encoded by the coding sequence ATGTCTTCCCCCGATTTCGCCTCCGTCCACAACTACTACGAGCGCCCGGTCATGCAGGCCGTGGCCGAACTCGCTCCCCGCTACCCGGCCCTCGAGCCTGAACTCCTGGCCGACGTGGTGTGCGTCGCCCTCAACCGGCTGCCGCCGCGCTACATCCGCCACGACGTCGATCTGGCCTTCTATCTGACAGAGAAAGAGCGCGCCGACAACGAGCGCGCTATCGACGAGGCGGTGCACCACGCGTTCGAGTTCGTGCAGGCGCGCCGCGCGATGCGGGCACGCTGA
- the hutI gene encoding imidazolonepropionase, whose product MNSTPETRSWLIRRVHLATMADATGWGECRDAAVAVQDGRIAWVGPAARVPAPHRALPEFDAEGRWLTPGLIDCHTHLVWAGSRAAEIELRWQGARYEDIARAGGGIVSTVRATRQATLDELIAAATPRLRTLMAEGVTTVEIKSGYGLELAAERRMLQAARRLGEREGVTVRTTFLGAHALPPEFQGRADDYIDLVCGEMLPTLHREGWIDAVDAFCEGIGFTPEQTRRVFQAAAQRGLPVKLHADQLSDLGGAQLAADHRALSADHLECTNETSVRAMAAAGTVAVLLPGAFYCLRETRLPPVQALREHGVPMALATDCNPGTSPCTSLLLMLHMGCTFFGLTPAEALAGVTRHAARALGLQDEVGRIATGLRADLALWDIDHPRDLACQFGHRPLAACWRGGRLDLAR is encoded by the coding sequence ATGAACTCCACGCCCGAGACCCGCTCCTGGCTCATACGCCGCGTGCACCTCGCCACCATGGCGGACGCCACCGGCTGGGGCGAGTGCCGCGACGCGGCCGTCGCCGTGCAGGATGGCCGCATCGCCTGGGTGGGACCGGCCGCGCGAGTGCCGGCACCCCACCGGGCCCTGCCCGAGTTCGACGCTGAGGGACGCTGGTTGACGCCCGGCCTCATCGACTGCCACACGCATCTCGTGTGGGCTGGCAGCCGGGCGGCGGAGATCGAGCTGCGCTGGCAAGGCGCACGCTACGAGGACATCGCGCGCGCCGGTGGCGGCATCGTCTCCACAGTGCGGGCGACCCGCCAAGCCACGCTCGACGAACTCATCGCCGCCGCCACCCCTCGCCTGCGAACGCTCATGGCCGAGGGCGTGACGACGGTGGAGATCAAGTCCGGCTACGGGCTGGAGCTGGCCGCCGAACGGCGCATGTTGCAGGCCGCGCGCAGGCTTGGCGAGCGCGAGGGCGTGACGGTGCGCACGACCTTTCTCGGCGCCCATGCCCTGCCCCCCGAGTTCCAGGGCCGGGCCGACGACTACATCGACCTCGTCTGCGGCGAGATGCTGCCGACGCTCCACCGCGAGGGCTGGATCGACGCGGTGGACGCGTTCTGCGAAGGCATCGGCTTCACGCCCGAGCAGACGCGGCGGGTCTTCCAGGCTGCCGCGCAGCGCGGGCTGCCCGTCAAGCTCCATGCGGATCAGCTCTCCGACCTGGGCGGGGCGCAGCTCGCCGCCGACCATCGCGCGCTCTCGGCCGACCATCTCGAATGCACGAACGAAACCTCCGTGCGAGCGATGGCGGCTGCGGGCACCGTCGCCGTGTTGCTGCCCGGGGCCTTCTATTGCCTGCGCGAGACGCGCTTGCCGCCCGTGCAAGCCCTGCGCGAGCACGGCGTGCCCATGGCGCTCGCCACCGACTGCAACCCCGGCACGAGCCCCTGCACCTCGCTGTTGCTGATGCTGCACATGGGCTGCACCTTCTTCGGCCTCACGCCCGCGGAGGCCCTGGCGGGCGTCACGCGTCATGCGGCGCGGGCGCTGGGTCTGCAAGACGAGGTGGGCCGCATCGCGACCGGCCTGCGTGCCGACCTCGCGCTGTGGGACATCGACCACCCCCGGGACCTGGCCTGCCAGTTCGGCCACCGGCCCCTGGCTGCGTGCTGGCGCGGGGGCCGGCTGGATCTGGCCCGCTGA
- the nadB gene encoding L-aspartate oxidase, whose translation MTMETQAPVVIIGAGLAGLTVALHLADRQPVVVLAKRGLEEAATAWAQGGIVGVLGSDDSVESHVRDTQDAGAGLVDERTARFIAEHSAEAIEWLVAQGVPFSPDPSGPLGLHLTREGGHAVRRIAHAADATGKAIHDVLLAEVRRHPNIRLRERWMAVDLITSRHLRREEPPRCYGVYALDIEHGRVETLPAAAVVLATGGLGKVYRYTSNPDTATGDGIAMAWRAGCRVGNMEFIQFHPTCLYHPQERSFLITEALRGEGAHLKLPDGRRFMTDHDPRGELAPRDIVARAIDFEMKKHGLDHVWLDATHLGAEFLKEHFPTIYARCLRLGIDITRQPIPVVPAAHYACGGVVTDLDGRTDLPGLYAVGETSYTGLHGANRLASNSLLECVVLGRTVAAHIGAQDHEPLPVLPAWDESQVEDADEQVVIAHNWDELRLLMWNYVGIVRTTRRLERALHRIRLLRSEIDDYYANFRVTRDLLELRNLVDCAELIVRSALLRHESRGLHYSRDYPRTLPASFPTILVPPAARRANGAPVPG comes from the coding sequence ATGACTATGGAGACGCAAGCGCCGGTGGTCATCATCGGCGCCGGCCTGGCCGGATTGACGGTGGCGCTGCACCTGGCGGACCGCCAGCCCGTGGTGGTGCTGGCCAAGCGGGGGCTGGAAGAGGCAGCGACCGCCTGGGCTCAGGGAGGCATCGTCGGCGTGCTCGGCAGCGACGACAGCGTCGAGAGCCATGTTCGAGACACCCAGGATGCCGGCGCTGGCCTGGTGGACGAGCGCACCGCGCGGTTCATTGCGGAGCACAGCGCCGAGGCCATCGAATGGCTGGTGGCGCAGGGGGTGCCCTTCTCGCCGGACCCGAGCGGCCCGCTGGGCCTGCACCTCACGCGCGAAGGCGGGCATGCGGTGCGACGCATCGCCCATGCGGCCGATGCCACCGGCAAGGCGATCCACGACGTGCTGCTGGCCGAGGTCCGGCGTCATCCCAACATCCGGCTGCGCGAGCGCTGGATGGCTGTGGACCTCATCACGTCGCGTCACCTGCGCCGGGAGGAGCCGCCCCGCTGCTATGGCGTGTACGCACTGGACATCGAGCACGGCCGGGTGGAGACGCTGCCGGCCGCCGCCGTCGTGCTCGCCACCGGCGGGCTGGGCAAGGTGTACCGCTACACCAGCAACCCCGACACCGCCACCGGCGACGGCATCGCGATGGCCTGGCGCGCAGGCTGCCGCGTGGGGAACATGGAGTTCATCCAGTTCCACCCGACCTGTCTCTATCACCCGCAGGAGCGCAGCTTCCTCATCACGGAGGCCTTGCGCGGCGAGGGCGCACACCTGAAGCTGCCCGACGGGCGCCGGTTCATGACGGATCATGATCCGCGCGGTGAGCTGGCGCCGCGCGACATCGTGGCCCGGGCGATCGACTTCGAGATGAAGAAGCACGGCCTGGACCACGTGTGGCTCGATGCCACCCACCTCGGCGCCGAGTTCCTGAAGGAGCACTTCCCGACGATCTATGCGCGGTGCCTGCGGCTGGGCATCGACATCACGCGCCAGCCGATCCCGGTGGTGCCGGCGGCGCACTACGCCTGCGGAGGCGTGGTGACGGACCTGGACGGGCGCACGGACCTCCCCGGGCTGTATGCGGTGGGGGAGACGAGCTACACCGGGTTGCATGGCGCCAACCGGCTCGCGAGCAACTCGCTGCTCGAATGCGTGGTGCTGGGCCGCACCGTGGCTGCGCACATCGGTGCGCAGGACCACGAACCGCTGCCGGTGCTGCCCGCCTGGGACGAAAGCCAAGTCGAGGACGCGGACGAGCAGGTGGTCATCGCCCACAACTGGGACGAGCTGCGCCTGTTGATGTGGAACTACGTGGGCATCGTGCGCACCACCCGGCGACTGGAGCGCGCGTTGCACCGCATCCGGCTGCTGCGCAGCGAAATCGACGACTACTACGCCAACTTCCGCGTCACGCGCGACTTGCTGGAACTGCGCAATCTGGTCGATTGCGCGGAACTGATCGTGCGCTCGGCGCTCCTGCGGCACGAAAGCCGCGGGCTGCACTACAGCCGCGACTACCCCCGCACGTTGCCGGCGAGCTTTCCGACGATCCTGGTGCCGCCCGCTGCGCGGCGGGCCAACGGCGCGCCCGTGCCGGGTTGA